In Aedes albopictus strain Foshan chromosome 3, AalbF5, whole genome shotgun sequence, the genomic window gggggattaagttggtcgggagtcgaaccagaagtgttgaagaccgctacagttgaccgtaaagttgttcactcttcttgatttcatttgtttaccattagagttatataattgtattgttagagcaacctttgctagtttgtacattgcatttattcagtttttgcagtgttggttTCTTGAattatgtaaagaaaaaatgtaatgcatcaatacattgataatgccaatctaaaggattattgcatgagaagtgtggaattactgcatttcgtatTGCAAAGGttaatattcagtctaattcgtgcaacgAAATAATGCTTGTGGTGACTTGGGTGTTTTCTTTAATTATTTTCTTctccaaatcgtgcatcaaaatagcgtgaaaaaattgGTGGGGATAAAATGAACAagcgatggggtaaaatgaataagtcgttaaaagttatataacagcatattgtttctatgtttttaaatacaaactatcaaatttcatacgaaacTTTTATATTGTCGttttaaaactttaaaacacactaaaataattattgtaaaaatagtgtaaaaaacaagcactgttttggatgaaaattatattttgttgatataatttttttttataactttttacttcacctATCCCACGatatgtatgacggctgatgattctgaagtttgcaaaaaatatgaatttttggtgaaatttgaaccgattgtccattttacccccacagtctgattttgttaaaattattaaaaaaaatttttttacaaaacttaattttttttccgTCAAATATATTTTTCTACGTGGACTTTAGTGGTTTAAGATgttaaacttgtaataatttgaaaataacttacgagaaaaccttagcaattataagcagattttacatcattaccGATTttccacgtgatttttaaagtttttgtcatcttgaagaggtttatttgattttaatgttcaagatcagcaaaagtataatgattcatgcttaggcataagcttcaatcgttgaaacattttgaaaaacaataaaagcgaTGAAACtataccctgtccattttacccccaccctactcattttttaagttgttgattttttattaaatcacggagcaatattttcgaaatcggttttcCTACACATTTAAAGGACGTATCAAAGTATCTTCTGAAttgcttttttaattttttagttTTACATAAACTTCTTGTCTttatcgtacaccaaagtgtactgaaaagctatatgttctctaaaaaaaacgaattttcgatagaaggctcagaGAATCGAGTCATATaggtaccaatcaactcagttagaCGAacagagatgatgtctgtatgtgtgtatgtatgtactgtgtatggcactttccattggccgattctacggattacacagcgcaacatttttttgtctcaagagcaaacttatgtgtctctgacagattttgggccgctgaatctgaatctgggctcagattgactccagcacgtcagaattttgagctacacctcaatttattggacaaaatatgcaattttgggatttttgaatatttccatgcttaatgacttgtagtcaaaaaagcctaaaatcgcatattttgccctataaattggggtatagctcaaaattgtgaggtgatggagcaaatctgagctcggattcggattcagcggcccaaaacctgtcagagatacataagtttgctcttgagacagaccaaaagttaatttttgttacgctgtgttatagctcgaatcgaactggtattttaccgcattgtttgctattgaaaatggtgcggATCGATCGgatcgttccggagttatggccattttagggATCCAGACTTGCACCGGtgaactggtcatatataaaactgaaccaaattctatcatgcgacacatcaaattgcgccgaattttgtaaactttagcatattttttttaagatacggacacgttcaatgtttccagtgagctgttcgctctttgaaggaagcacgacactagacaacggactagcatgcaacgccctgtggcacagccgaaaacttttcctgacagctgcggcgggaatcgaacccgcgctcctcagcacgatgcgactaaatgcttggtgacactagccgcacgaccacgaagccacacaaatcGTCTATCGTATTATTGCATCGCTGCATTAGTGTATCGCTGCATTGCTTCATCATTTCTTAATGCATCGCTGCATTTTTGCATTGGTGCATCtttgcattgctgcatcaatccTGTATGTACGGATGTTTTCCCAAACCTTTGAGCAAACCAGTTTTTGGTGTGGTAAGCTATAAGCTGCAATATTAGTTTTATTAGTTattaacatttttgtttgtttctctACTTCGTGTACTTACAATTTTTGGTGAAACACCTTTTGCAATAGGATTACGGATCTACACTTTGGACCACTGTGTCTGTGCCTGCTGCATGAAAGTGTTATGTAACTTTAGCATTTCTGAATATTCATTTTTTCGTACTTACAGTAGTTGTTTAAGATAATTGTAAGATAGATGTAGGTAGATTGCACGTTCTAGCACGTTAGCCTAGATTAAGGATGGTTTTTATATAAGTAATTCAAGCAAGCACATTCAATATTAGCATATTTACCCTCGCTCTGCTTTCGCTAGAATCCAATCGGCAATCATTAAACACTTAGCATAAACTTTAGTATAGGCTTAATTTTACTACTTATTTTAGCTAGATTTAGGCatagaaatttattttggaataattCAACGATATTTTTAGGGAAAACTGCTGCTTGATTGGCTTTACAGAATGACTTTCAATTTTCGAGTTATCAAGTTATCTTCTAGTTTGTTGATATCTGGTCATTCGGTGGTCATTGTATTCGCCGCATCGTAGTGTGCGGCTATCGGTGGCGTGGTTCGCTGATGGACCACAAGTAATCGCCTCATCGGCCACAATGACACCGTGGTGGGGATCCGCATCGTAACATCCCCCCACCCGTGAACCTGATTGGAATCCtggatcctctctggagccaccgtGTTGAATGCTATCAGGTTCACTGCTCTCTACGATGTCCAGTAGAGCTAGCTTCACCGCGGGTCTTCGTAATACTCCTGATGCTGTGCGTACTTCTGCTTGACGCACTCGTCCGTCTCTCCCGGCGATGACCTTTTCTACACGTCCACGAATCCAATGATGACGTGCTGTTCCTCCAACAACAAGAACCAGATCACCAATTTTCAGGTCCCGCGTTTCCGCAAACCATTTGGTCCGGCGAGTGATGACCGGTGCGTACTCTTTAATCCACCTACGCCAGACGTCGCAAATCCATTGGGCCAGCTTCCAGCTACTCCTTAGATCTCCTCGTTGTAGCATTGGCTCGGATGGCAGAATCTTCAGACCACTGGAGTTGCCCAACAGAAAGTGATTGGGCGTGAGCGATTCTTGATCTGCTGACTTAAGGGGAATGTAGGTGAGAGGCCTGGATTTTATGATGAACTCGGCTTCCACCAGGATTGTTTCCAGGGTTTCATCGTCTGGTTTTCGGGGGGCATCCGCAACCGCTCCAATTGCGGTTTTCACTGAACGTACGAGACGCTCCCAGGCTCCGCCCATGTGCGGCGCCGCCGGAGGGATGAACATCCATTTTGTTCTGGCACTTGTAAAAGATGACGCCAGAGCTTCGTTCCGCTCACGCTGCTTCTCTACGACATTGCCCGCACCCTGGAAGCACGTTGCGTTGTCGCTGTAGATTTCAGCTGGCGGACCTCGCCGTGCAACAAACCGCCGCACTGCCATGATGCACGATTCAGTTGACAGATTGTGCACTACTTCGATATGCACCGCGCGCACTGTCAGGCAGGTAAATACTGCCACCCAACGTTTAACTTGGCTCCTTCCAACTCTGACGAAAACCGGCCCGAAATAATCTACTCCATCGAATGTAAATGGTCGGACGAAAGCTTGCAGTCGAGCCGGTGGAAGTGGAGCCATTGCTGGAGGTTGTGGACGACTTTTCTTCACGCGACAAAGGGCACATTCCCTTGAAACCTTCTCGACGAGACTTCGCAGCTTTGCCACCTCAAATCGTTGCCGCATTTCGTTCACGACAGTTTCCCTGTTTGCATGGCGAAAGCGGCGATGATAGCAGTCAGTTATAAGTTTGGTAATGCGATGATGCCGGGGCAAAACAGCAGGGAATCTGGCTTCGACTGGTGCGAATGTTGCAGCGCCAATACGGCCCCGCATCCGGAGGATCCCTTGGTCGTCCAGATACGGCCATACTTTGAAAATCGGGCTTGATTTGGACACGCAAGCGTGCCGCGTATCCGGTGATCCTTTCGTCGGAGACAGGACTGTTATTTCCTCAGGGAAGCAGTCCGCTTGAGCTACTTTCCACAACGTTTCTTCTGCACGCTTCAATTCAGTTTGGTTGAGAACGCCTAGCTGTAGTGCTGAACCGCTCCGTTTATGACGAAGATTGTCTACGAAACGTAAAGCATACGCCATTGCCCGCTGCATCCTCTCGTACCGACAGAATCTTGTGGCTTCAATCAGTGGGACTGCTGACCAGTGCGCATGAACTGGCCGAAGTTCTTCTTGGGTCGAAATATCTTGACGACGTTCCGGCCAATGTTCTTCACTTTGATGAAGGAAAGATGGACCACGAAACCATGGATTTTGTGCTTGGAATACAGGGCCTTTTCCCCACTTTGTGGCCATATCCGCTACATTGGCTTTTGTCGGGACCCATCTCCAGTCTTGAGGATTACTCAGTGTCAAAATTTCGCCCACTCGAACCGCAACAAACTTCTGGAACCGGCGGTGATCTGATAGAATCCACGCTAGTACGGTTGTAGAATCGGTCCACAGATAGCGTTTAGACACCGGAAGTTCATGATTGCTCAGAACAGATTGAAGGTATTGAGCACCGAGAACAGCAGCCTTCAACTCTAATCGTGGGATGGAAAGAGTTTTTAGGGGCGCCACTCTGCTTTTCGATCCAACCAGAGCTACTTGAATACCACTTTCACTCACTAGTCGGAAATATACGACGCAGCAGTATGCTGTTTCGCTAGCGTCAACGAACACATGGACCTCTAGTCGATTGGCATTGTTGGAAAAGGCGGTGGAGAAGTAGCACCGTGGAATCCTTACTGTGTTCAACTGATCGAAACAATCCACCCATTGGCGCCATTGTCGAATGTTGTTTTCGTTGATCGGTTCGTCCCAACCTGTCCCTGAGGCCCAGATTCCTTGGATTAGGACCTTTCCTTGAATAAGGAAGAAAGAGACCAGGCCTAGCGGGTCAAACAGGCTCATAACGACCCGAAGTATTTCTCGTTTCGTGGGAACGTGGTTGTGGTTGAGAATCCATTGAAGATCTTCCCGAAGGTTGACAGTGTACGTGAAGCAGTCTACACTGGGCATCCATTTTATCCCCAAAACCGATTCCGCGTTTTCAGCCCTCTCCAAGGCCAATTCCTTCATTGGATCTCCTGATTTTTCTCCGATACCTTGCAGAACTTCCCCAGAGTTGGACAGGAAATTACGAAGCTCGAATCCTCCCTTTGAATGAACGAGTTTCACCTCATTCACAACTTCTGTAGCTTCCTGGACTGTCCGGAAGCTGTCCAGGTAGTCGTCCACGTAGTGGTGCTTGATGATAGCGACCGCGGCTCGTGGATATTGCTCGGAAAACTCTGCAGCGTTTAGGTTTTTTACAAATTGGGCTGATACGGGCGAACATGTAGACCCAAACGTCGCAACATCCATCACGTATATTTTGATATCTTCTGACGGAGTGTCACGCCACAGAAAGCACTGAGAGAGACGGTCTTGTTCCCTGATTTTAATCTGGTGGAACATTTCCCGTATATCACCACACACGGCTACCGGGAATTGGCGAAAGGAGCTGAGAACGGCGAGCAATGGTGTCAGCAGGTCAGGACCCTTTAGGAGTTTAGAATTGAAGGAGACAGATCCCACTGTAGCTTTGGCATCCCAAATCAACCGAACTTTCTGCTTTCTGGGATGTTGAACTACTCCTAACGGCAGGAACCATAGTCGGCTGCGATCCACTGAATCCAGCTCCGCTTGAGTCGCCCTGTGCGCGTA contains:
- the LOC134290646 gene encoding uncharacterized protein LOC134290646, which gives rise to MDGGHGKTVSNCKTCNRPDSADAQMVACDKCQLWEHFTCAGVDETVKDRQYVCNDCIAKVSADKSKRGKQLKADNRSAKSGGRSASRKGSKIPSIPASQTSSARAAALEAQMKVIEEEKEMKEQELKEQEELKRMELEEEQRQIEEKKQLIEEERRLRQRKLDEQRALLAKQQLIRRESVEKKNELIKRMSEAGSGCGSSTSSLPDLREKVKSWLAGQHTDGRSLGKMVEEQKANSGLHPTVSQDPLAYQLPTSQSRVAQITSQMARGMQVGSLSQTLQQARSEIVVQPFQRYVANSQPHIQPMLRTNQAVHRQLSAQQQLCYPYVQQQLRHPHSGGPVNQDAAHSTAPEQQHGGYDRSEATPLSVVIEQPSQRYAGIPGSSYPVYSPQNVGFSNPQVNRLSHRYPQEIVPPQDPVQQPAMAEQSVVLQSQQLAARHVVGKQLPRFDGNPIDWPMFISSYEQSTAACGYTNAENLIRLQQCLTGHAKESVCSKLLLPESVPHAIETLRIRYGRPELLLKSLLEKVRRTPGPRQDKLETVIEFGLAVGNFVDHLRAAQLQQHLTNPMMMQELVDKLPGSMKMEWASFKGQQPLADLETFGRFMEKQVNAASAVSFELPVHEKTYKHEKQKGRESAGIHAHSQSDSPSSKPNSSGQPRKPTKICGVCTREGHRAADCSQFKDLNVDERWKTIQKKGLCRTCLNSHGKWPCKSWQGCAVDGCRLKHHTLLHSPSSTHHVNYSSTHTPSTKALFRILPVILYNEGRSVSVFAFIDEGSEITLLEDNVAKQLGVKGPVKALTLQWTGNVKRNESRSQEVNLGISGKCGSEKFDLRQARTVSCLFLPSQQLNYEELSQRFPHLRGLPMESYENVQPRLLIGLDNLRLGAPLKLREGGPNDPIAAKCRLGWTVYGCAGDRGENAALVNFHTVEAADTDHLLNEQLRDFFTLENDGLFNRNETLESEEDKRARMILEQTTRRIGDHFETGLLWRTDNPEFPDSYPMATRRLVGLERKFAKQPQLGDRVREQIHDYERKGYAHRATQAELDSVDRSRLWFLPLGVVQHPRKQKVRLIWDAKATVGSVSFNSKLLKGPDLLTPLLAVLSSFRQFPVAVCGDIREMFHQIKIREQDRLSQCFLWRDTPSEDIKIYVMDVATFGSTCSPVSAQFVKNLNAAEFSEQYPRAAVAIIKHHYVDDYLDSFRTVQEATEVVNEVKLVHSKGGFELRNFLSNSGEVLQGIGEKSGDPMKELALERAENAESVLGIKWMPSVDCFTYTVNLREDLQWILNHNHVPTKREILRVVMSLFDPLGLVSFFLIQGKVLIQGIWASGTGWDEPINENNIRQWRQWVDCFDQLNTVRIPRCYFSTAFSNNANRLEVHVFVDASETAYCCVVYFRLVSESGIQVALVGSKSRVAPLKTLSIPRLELKAAVLGAQYLQSVLSNHELPVSKRYLWTDSTTVLAWILSDHRRFQKFVAVRVGEILTLSNPQDWRWVPTKANVADMATKWGKGPVFQAQNPWFRGPSFLHQSEEHWPERRQDISTQEELRPVHAHWSAVPLIEATRFCRYERMQRAMAYALRFVDNLRHKRSGSALQLGVLNQTELKRAEETLWKVAQADCFPEEITVLSPTKGSPDTRHACVSKSSPIFKVWPYLDDQGILRMRGRIGAATFAPVEARFPAVLPRHHRITKLITDCYHRRFRHANRETVVNEMRQRFEVAKLRSLVEKVSRECALCRVKKSRPQPPAMAPLPPARLQAFVRPFTFDGVDYFGPVFVRVGRSQVKRWVAVFTCLTVRAVHIEVVHNLSTESCIMAVRRFVARRGPPAEIYSDNATCFQGAGNVVEKQRERNEALASSFTSARTKWMFIPPAAPHMGGAWERLVRSVKTAIGAVADAPRKPDDETLETILVEAEFIIKSRPLTYIPLKSADQESLTPNHFLLGNSSGLKILPSEPMLQRGDLRSSWKLAQWICDVWRRWIKEYAPVITRRTKWFAETRDLKIGDLVLVVGGTARHHWIRGRVEKVIAGRDGRVRQAEVRTASGVLRRPAVKLALLDIVESSEPDSIQHGGSREDPGFQSGSRVGGCYDADPHHGVIVADEAITCGPSANHATDSRTLRCGEYNDHRMTRYQQTRR